The genomic interval CaagtttaggtttaggcataatgTTAGGAGGTTGAGATTAAGGTTcagttggggttaaggttaaggacATGGTAAAGGTTATAGTTAGGATTAGTGAAAGTAGTCTTATTTAAGTTAAATCAACTTTGATGTCCCCATCATCTGAGTAGCCTAAATGTGTCTGCTCGCATGTGTGCACAAGCCATTTCATCACTGTATAAAAAAGAAAGcaaatgaaacaatttcaaATATGTCAATGTGTGTTTACTATCTATAGTTTCAATACATTCGAATAATTAAATTGGTGGGTTCACAATATAAATATCAAAAATGAGGCACAGCTTTGTCTCTTTCAATAGGCCTATATTAAGAAACCAAAATGAGCGTGTGCTCTGGTAACTTGAATAAGTCTGAATTAAGGTAGCTAACCAGTCCATACCGATCTCCGTTTGCTGATAAGTTTAGACTTCTGCAATCGAAGATGTCAATCTACTGCAAAGCCACAAATTCTAAATtgcaaacagcaataaaattgtTGTCTAAatttgaggttaaggttatatGCCTGAGTTTAACACTGTGGTTACGGTGAGGGTACAGTATTAAAGAAGATAGCTTGTAGAAATATGCAGGGTTAATGTATGTGGGGGGATGAGGAGGGCTCATCCCCCCCGTtcagcgcccccccccccctataaATATTAAAAGATATACAAAAATAAGACTCATAAATATCAAAAAGAAGTAAAAGACAAATAGAAATTGTAGTATATAattacaaatgaaaaagagaaatGAAATTCTAACATTATCACCCTGCTAGCAAAACATACACAATAAAACTAAACTGCATGAAGCTTAGATGGCCAGTGTCAGAGGGTGCTCCCAAATCTGTGTCCCTGAATTCAaattgaaatacagtatatgagTCTGACAccctaaatacatttgttaaaaatTAAATATGCATGTCATTATGCACAATTTATCAAACTTTCAGATTAGGAAACAAATGAACCATACAACCTCCTTGGCTATTTCTAGGCATAAGACACCCAAAAACAGTCAATATATCATAAAAGATACAAAATATCAGTATAATATAGACACAAGTCAGCCTACAGCATTGGACATTACCATTACCGAGTACTTAGTGAATACAATCACAGAAAACCTATATAATGACACctcaatgaaagttaaccaagtCAATAATGTGCTAGTTAGGTTGTAATCGTTTTGCTGCAGGCAAATTATATGTGTGAAATGATATCCAATGTTAGGTAAGCTAGTTGGAAAGAAAACTAAATATTGTTGCCCTATGGGCGCATAGCAAGCAACATAGGCTAACAAACTAGCCCATTTCATTACTTGCATAATATTACTCATAGAGATGGCATAGCTGAATACCTTTATCTTTGGCGCatgtctcctcttccctcttctTTCCTAAACTGGGCACCTAGGCTTAGACCTTTTCTTATCcatttgtgttgatttggcGCTCGAGCATCAATACATTACCCATCCCCCAGCACTGTCAACCAATAGTCAAGACTAAACCAGACAGGTTTTATATTATTCTGAACGATTTTGCACAAACCAGGAAAAATCCAACAATGTCTGTAAAAgaatatatttacagtattatgAAGGAATTGTGTTTTATTCTTTAGCATTTCTTTGTGTGACTGGTTTTACTAATTGCATTACCTCAGTGTTCCAGTAGGGAGACCTTCCCATCTCATACTTCTGAGAGGGAGACTTCCCAGGCAGTAATCTCATCTAGCTCACAGACTAAAATCTGGGCACCTACACTGACAAGTTTAATTtaaccagcacacacacacacacagacaatgctgaccgtatttttattttatgagaGATTTGCATTCAGAAATGCAAGCTGCCTCACTTTCGAGGGGCTGATGCGGTTTCTTCACTCAGTAAttatttgtactgttttcaagaAGACCCTCTCAGAGGGAACGGATGTGGCCACTATGCAGAGTCTCCCTGTCAAGACTTTAGTAAGCCGtgggtacagtggggagaacaagaatttcatacactgccgattttgcaggttttcccacttacaaagcatgtagaagtctgtaatttttatcataggtactcttcaactgtgagtgacggaatctaaaaatcacattgtatgatttttaagtaattcatttgcattttattgcatgacataagtatttgatacatcagaaaagcagaacttaatatttggtaaagaaacctttgtttgcctttacagagatcatacatttcctgtagttcttgacaaggtttgcacacactgcagcagggattttggcccactcctccatacagaccttctccagatctttcaggtttcggggctgtcgctgggcaatacggactttcagctccctccaaagattttctattgcgTTTAGGTCTGGAaactagctaggccactccaggaccttgagatgcttcttacagaaccactccttagttgcctggctgtgtgttatcggatcgttgtcatgctggaagatccagccacgacccattttcaatgctcttactgagggaaggaggttgctgGCCAAGATCtagcgatacatggccccatccatcctccccacaatgcagtgcagttgtcctgtcctctttgcagaaaagcatccccaaagaatggtgTTCTCGGGGTtgcacctccatgcttcacggttgggatggtgttcttggggttgtactcatccttcttcttcctccaaatacggcgagtggagtttagaccaaaaagctctgtttttgtctcatcagaccacatgacattctcccattcctcctctggatcatccagatggtcattggcaaacttcagatgggcctggacctgcactggcttgagcagggggaccttgcgtgcgctgcaagatTTAAATCagtgacagcgtagtgtgttactaatggttttctttgagacagtggtcccagctctcttcaagtcattgaccaggtcctgccaggttgttctgggctgatccctcaccttcctcatgatcattgatgccccacgaggtgagatcttgcatggagccccaaaccgagggtgattgaccatcatcttcaacttcttccattttcaaataattgcgccaacagttgttaccttctcaccaagctgcttgcctattgtcctgtagcccatcccagccttgtgcaggtctacaattgtatccctgatgtccttacacagctctctggtctgggccattgtggagaggttggagtctgtttgattgagtgtgtggacaggtgtcttttatacaggtaatgagtggagaacaggagggcttcttaaagaaaaactatcaggtctgtgagagccggatttcttactggttgttaggtgatcaaatacttatgtcaagcaataaaatgcaaattaattatttaaaaatcatacagtgtgattgtatgtaattgtattagattctgtctctcacagttgaagtgtacctatgatagaaattacagacctctacatgctttgtaagtaggaaaacctgcaaaatcggcagtgtatcaaatacttgttctacccactgtagaTAGAGGCCTTGTTCTTCCACCAGCTCTAAGAATatgcagaaaaataaaatatttattttttaaagagccGTTTGTGAGCCAAAAGAGCCGGCTCTTTTCAGTGAGCTGAGTCAAACGACCTCAGGAAAAAGAGCCggaatgcccatcactagtTTGTGTGAATTGGCTCAGCCCTCCCTCATGCAGTATAATTGGTTGACACCGCGTGTATGATTGACAGGAACAGAATGTGAGGCTGATCAGAAAGTCGAAACGAATGTGTGTGCGCCTTtaggcctatatatatatatatatatatatatatatatatatataaagttatTTCAATTAGTCaagattttaaataaaaatctaaataattcattatttcattattacataatcatttaatttatataggctttaaattttttttaaatagagtCGGCTCTTCAGATATGCGAGCCAGCTACCGACGTTCACCTAGAATAGCTCTTAGTGCCGGCTCATTCGCGAACGACCCATCACTACTACTGATATGGCAGGCAAGTTCACTACAGTAAACCGCTGGCCTAGAGTCCATAACTCTGggaattttaaaaacatattaattGTGCGCTACTTTAAAATCATTACGCGTTTAaatttgttgatgttgttttcttCCGTGTCCTTATTTCCCCGTGCACAGACAACGCACAAGTCAGGGAGCTCGTTTCAAAATGCATGCAAGCACGGGATAGGGCCTATTGCCCGTACAGCCGGTTCCCGGTCGGTGCCGCCATTTTGACGGCAGGTGGGGCTATAATAACAGGTAATATTTTCTTGAGTGAATGACGTaaacttttcattttattaacacaTTATTACCACAATCTCATTATTTTTGCGTGTCTAATTTTGTAATAGGctgcaatgtggaaaatgcCTCTTATGGACTGACAGTGTGTGCTGAGCGAACAGCAATACAGAGAGCTGTGGCAGAAGGACACAGGAAGTTCACTGCTATTGCTGTTACATGGTGAGGTAGCGCTCCAGAGTATCATTTATAAATGACTACTAACAGCAGCGAGACAAACCATATTGACCTACCTATGATCTGTATCACCTGGTCTATAATTACCAGGTTTACCGGTCCATCTTTCatccacactgtctttttcttgGCATTTTGTGTAGTGACATCAGAGACAGTTTTGTGGGGCCTTGTGGAGCTTGTCGCCAGGTGCTCATTGAAGTAAGGGCACCTTGTggttttaatgtgtttcagaATATTCACAGAACTACATGGAACGTACAGACAGCAGTGTTTATACAATGTAATCATGTAAAATGTAACTTGTTGAGTATTGAAACCTATCTCAGAAAAGATTACTGCTTTGTCACAGTTGCAGTATACATGAAGATAACTATTTACAGAATAtatgtctctctttttcactctccgtcattctctgtctttccatttctctctctctctgtttctctctgtatctctttccTACACAGTTTGGAACAGATTTGGTTGTGTACCTGACTAAGCCAGATGGATCGTACAAAGAAACCAGCCTCAAAGAATTGCTCCCCCTACCTTTCTCACCAGCGCACCTAGGAAAATAACAGACACAGCACATATCCCATAGTTACATAGTAACAGAGAGTTAATCACTATAGCCTACAGTAGTTAATTACTATAGCCCACACTGTACAGAAAAGTAAACTGTATAGATAGGAAAGTTCATATACTACTACTTCCAGCACCAATATTACTTCTGGACACATTCTATCTAGGTCCAGTGGAACAATCAGAACGTTAAATTTATCTAAATTTaataaaacacttttgtttgaagacagagaaaaatgtTGTTCAACTTCACTGAAATGTATGTTCACATTCAATAAAAACGCAATTTTAACTTGTATCAATAATTATTACATTCTACACccatatttagaaaatgtatgtaatattgTAAACAGAAATGCCTACCTTATCACATGGAGTAATGGGTGGTGGTGAGTTGGCCTATTTCTACAATTTGTCTTAGATTTGAAACCTAATATTAACCACATTGTCAACCTCattcttaaccctaacctttaatGAAAACCTTTCatgcaaaaatataatgtatgtttatAATTCAAACGGTCTTAGGGCCAAAAAGTTTTGGaacattgtaaaaaaacaatCCCTGTCACAGAAATGTTTAGCAATTTTCTGAATACCTTTCTGTTTTTTAAACGTTccttaaacatttaaaatgtttccagaaatgttatatattcattctgaaacattttgaaaactccttttaatatttttacaaCGTTGTACCATTTTTAATGTAGCTGGGTTTCTTCTACCGGAACAAGAGGGGTGGAGCGTGAATCGACAGGAATCCGGTGCTGAGTTGTTCAACGCAACCGAACACAACACACTTACTTCCGGAAACATGGAGGCTGTTGTGAGTGATTTGGTAGCTCCTGAAGACCTGTTGGtaagtttatttttataacacAGGTGTATCGGATTTTGACAATATGGTGtctaggacacacacacagctagctTGCTGTAGTTGTCAATATTGGATCAAAAGTTTGCAGCACAGTAAGAATAAAGGGGAACTTAATTAGACAATGTAGCTAATGTTAGCCATCATTCTTTACTAGCATCAGCAATACTTGCTAGTTGTCATTCCTTTCACTAACGCATTATCATCACTAGAACTGAGTTCTGGCAGAAATTATTTTCACTACTGTGCTATTTAGCTACTATCTATCCTTTTTCATGGTTATTTAAATCCAGTCTAGTTGAAAATCCCAATGTTACGGCATATAGCTAGATTTTGTTCCATGTTGTCTTGAATGttgtttgaaaaacattaatGTTAGCTTGTCTGCCACTGCCCCCTTGCCTTAGCAAGCTAGCTATATTGTTACATAAACACGCGTGACCGAGTGATGAGTCATGATTGAGACCGCATTAATTTTACTACAGTATATCTAACTAGCTACTCTACTGTAATGAAATTTGTAATCACATGACAAATTTGGTTTACATTATAGCAAATTGCCACATATCGGACgtcattatttttttgttcaacaTGAATACAATCGTTTGTGTGGTTTTAACGTGTTACAGAAATATAGATACTCTTTCTGTCTagttttgtaaattaatttggCACATTGGAAGCCACTAGTACTGGTGTTAAACGAGTAATATGTAGAAAGTTTTGCTTTGTAATATTCAAGAATGTCCATTTTTATATATCGTCAGTAATCgtacattgttattgttttaaatgtattcactcAGCAATTACTTTGGGAGCATAGAAAAGTGCATCCCAAAATACAGAAATTCCTGTTTGTTTGAATGTGGTTGCTGGAATATATCCTGCTTCCACATTGAGTATAACGTATATCCTCCTTTAAaccatttaataaatgttttggtcatCAGAAATTTGAGAAGAAATACAAAGAAGAGTTGTTGAAGGGAGGTGTATCAAAGGAGACCAAGTTTGAATATGCATGGTGTTTGATCCGAAGCAAGTATTCAGAAGACATTAAGAAAGGAATTGTATTGCTTGAAGGTTGGTAGTCTAAAGCATTTCTGTACACAAAAGACTGATAATACCATGTCgttataaatgtatatttacagaTTTGAGTCAATATGCCACATCATTTGTATAAAATGCTGACATTGTACAATGCTATATCCAATGGCCTTTTTTGCCTGTAATGTAACTGACTGCTCATCTTTTTTGTATAGAGCTGGTGAACAAGGGATCGAAGGACGATGCAAGAGACTTCCTGTTCTACTTAGCAGTGGCCAACTACAGACTGAAGGTGACTATATTATGTTTCATATTTACATTGTACTACCAATCCCGTCTCTCTGAATTCATAAGACAGAAGATATTGTAACACTGTGCCAAACTGTATATCTCTATCATCACAGGAGTATGAAAAGGCTCTGAAGTACATCCGTACCCTTCTGAAGAATGAGCCGGGGAACAAACAAgccttggatttggagaagCTCATAGATAAGGCTCTAAAGAAAGGTGAGTGGCTGCGACGAACAAGGAGCAGCCATCAGTGCTATGTTATGATCATAGTTATGATGAAATATTATAAAGTTAAAAGGGAAATTTTCACATTCTGacaattttactttttttttttttttcacagatgGATTGGTCGGCATGGCAATCGTCGGGGGAATTGGACTGGGCGTGGCTGGATTAGCAGGCCTCATTGGATTGGCTGTGTCCAAGGGTCATGGTCCAAAGTCCTAATGTAGGGAAGGCCCTGGCTTTTCTAACTCCCCTCTAAGAAAGACTTACACAATCCTTAAGCTCCTCCCCCATAACTAATTTAAACCGAGATTTGAAAAAGGCTGCCGTGTTCCAGGATGAGCTCCCCCAAGGacctctcacaaacacattacTACTATTCATGGAATAATGTGTAGGGATTTGTTTTTAACAGGTGTTTCTATGCCCAGTAATTTAATTTGctggtatgtactgtatgttctcaCACATTGTGTCACTTTTTCCATATTATACATTGTGAATAAGGATGATGAGATATGTAGCAGAATGGAATGGCATTTCTTGACTTGTTTGCATGCGTCCTTTTTTCTAAGTAAGCATTTAGGCATTTGTAATTTATAAAAGTGCAATGTTACGTCATTTATTATTGTTGCCTGCTTTGTATATTTAGACGGAAAAGGATGTTGTCGTTTAGGAAAGTGTCTTTGGTTTAGAGAGAAGTGTAGTTGTATCATGGCATGGTGTTAAAGCTGGTAGCAATGTGGCAGTTTTGCAGTGTAGTTGGCAGCTGATGTTGTCATATCCATAATGTCCACACGGGGGTGTCCTTCCTTAAGGACACAGAAAACATTAATACTTCGCTTACAGCCCAGAATTCAACATTCTGTAGATTAAAGTGAGAACAtatctatatttatatattccATTATCACCCTTTTATCAAGGGATCCTAATAAAGGTGTTTTAGCAGATGAGTGCATTTTGTTAATACCAAACGTTTTTCATTACTTCTGTCCAGTTttgattgtaataaaaaaaaaaaaaaaaaaaagatttgtatAAGTGTAATATAATCCTCGTAATCCTTTTAGATTTATAGTGTAAACCACCCACGGATGTTTGAGTATCAGTGTAGTTGATGCTTTGTGCCGCCCTCAGTTAATTTTCCATTTCATGAACTGTGAGTGAACAAAGATTGCAGAACCATGTGCCATTCTCTTCAATCCATCAATGTCTTTGTCAAAAGAGATTTTATATTGATTGACCAAAGTCCAGTTTGTGCTTTTAAATCCAAGTCATTCTTTTCGATCCAAGTCAATCTAACAAACATTCTCTTTTTGCATACGATGAACTTGAAGTGTTTAGACAGTGACATGTTTTTTGGCACTCCATTCCATCACTTTGTTTAAAGTGCCGACTTTAATCT from Esox lucius isolate fEsoLuc1 chromosome 24, fEsoLuc1.pri, whole genome shotgun sequence carries:
- the zgc:103586 gene encoding zgc:103586 isoform X2; protein product: METSQRSSILISIIVVLNIIVWMVLMSALGLGAMHLNDCPLQPYIPVYLLVIGATSIASLLLVYFINTLGPGMLSLLTSSCVILLQLFNLVWFLTGCVWVYSIFPLNYDATTGEKYCQRTIYLFAFWFNSLDNAQVRELVSKCMQARDRAYCPYSRFPVGAAILTAGGAIITGCNVENASYGLTVCAERTAIQRAVAEGHRKFTAIAVTCDIRDSFVGPCGACRQVLIEFGTDLVVYLTKPDGSYKETSLKELLPLPFSPAHLGK
- the fis1 gene encoding fission, mitochondrial 1 (The RefSeq protein has 1 substitution compared to this genomic sequence), giving the protein MEAVVSDLVAPEDLLKFEKKYKEELLKGGVSKGTKFEYAWCLIRSKYSEDIKKGIVLLEELVNKGSKDDARDFLFYLAVANYRLKEYEKALKYIRTLLKNEPGNKQALDLEKLIDKALKKDGLVGMAIVGGIGLGVAGLAGLIGLAVSKGHGPKS